The segment ATTTTGGGTTCTACGCCGACACAGCGGAGACATTAGATGCCTGTGGGCCTTTGGGACCGTCGGCAATCTCGAACTCCACCTGCTGCCCTTCAAAAAGGGTCTTTCGGCCATCCATATTAATAGCCGAATAGTGCACAAAGATATCTTTGCCTTCGTCTGTAGCGATGAAGCCATAACCTTTAGCGTCGTTGAACCACTTTACGACACCAACTCGCAACCTCTCACCCTCCTTCAGATAATTCCACACGGATTTACGCCAGTGAACGGATTATAGCACCGAAAACTCACTTTGTAAACCCACTTTTTGCAGCATTTTAGGCTGCTTACTTATCTTACTTCTGCATACGCCTTATTCTCTCCTCCATGAGCTGATGCATTCGTTCCATTTCACTCTCCATTTGCTCTTGCATGTGCGTCATTTTGTCCAGAAGGTCAAGAATTACTTCTACGCCTGCCAGGTTAACGCCCATGTCTTGAGTCAGACGCTGAATCTGTCTGAGCCGGTCTATATCGGCTTCGGAGTACATGCGGTTTTTTCTGCCGAGTCTTGCCGGACGCACCAGCCCCAGGCGCTCGTACATACGCAGAGTCTGAGGATGCAGCTCACAAAGTCTTGCGGCAACCCCAATCAAATATAACGGTTCATTTTTGTCAACGCGTGGCATAGTGAACCCTCGCTTTCACATCAGGTGACAGGTGTTGGGCGTTAGGTGATGGGGCCTGTACCCAGCACATATCATCTACTATCAAATGTCTCAACGCAGCTTTCGGATTTCCTCTAGTAGTTCGCGTTCCCTGGCGGACATATGCTCTGGTATCTGAACTTTCACCTTAACATATTGATTCCCCCGCCCACCGTCTTTTATCCTGGGCATGCCCTGGCCGGGAAGCCTGAACGTTTTGCCGCTGGTGGTGCCGGGCGGGACCTTCATAGTCACTCGACCGGACAGTGTAGGGACAGTTATCTCACCGCCAAGAGCTGCGGTTATATAATCCACGGGTGCTTCCATTCGCAGGTCATCGTCAGAACGTTCAAAAACCTTATGCGGGCGCATCTTTATGCGAATATATAAGTCTCCACGCCCGGCAATGCCTTCCTCGCCCTGGCCGGCCAGTCTTATCTTCTGGCCGTCGCGAACACCCTTGGGTATACTCACTTCTATCTTGCGACCATTAAACGAAAATGATTTCTTGGTACCGGTGAAGGCATCTTCAAGAGATATCTCCATCTCCGACTCGATATCTGAGCCCTTTGTCGGAGCCGCGCGCCGTCTGTGCGTTGCGCCTCCCGCACGCTTGCCTTCTCCAAAGAGCATCTCAAAGAGATCAAAGCCGCCTTCGCCGCCGAAATCTACTCTCTGCCCTCCCTGGCCGAAACCACCGAAGTCAAACGTAAAGTCGCCGCCGGGATATCCCGTACCCGGTCCGGGACCGGCCTGCCCGGCTTGCTCCCAATACTGGCCGAACTGGTCGTATTTGGTGCGCTTATCTTTATCGGAGAGAACCTCGTAAGCCTCGCTTACTTCCTTGAACTTCTCTTCGGCGGCCTTGTTGCCGGGGTTTACATCGGGGTGATATTTGCGAGCCAGCTTGCGATAAGCCGACTTGATATCCTTCTCAGACGCACTCCGATCAACGCCCAGTATCTTATAATAATCTTTATAATTCGTGGCCACCGGCTTCTCCAGGTGATGGGTGTTGGGTATTAGGTGTTAGGGAAAAGACGCGCATTCATAACCCGACACCTAACACCCGACACCTGGCACCCTATTCTGCGTTTACTTTTATCTTTTTGGGTTTGGTCTCTTCAGCTTTCGGAATAGTAACTTCCAGCAGACCGTCATGGTAGCTTGCCTTGACCTTGTCCGGCTGCACCGGCACTCCTATGCTAAACGATCTCTGAAACGGCCCATACGGCCGCTCAACCCGTATATATTCATCCTTGGCAGCTTCATCGAACTTGCGCTCGCCGCGAATAGTCAGGGATTCGCCGGTGACTTCTATGTCGATATCATCCCGGTTCATCCCCGGCAGCTCAGCGCGAACAACAAGGTCGCTTTGAGTCTCGATAATGTCTACGACCGGCGACCAAGTCCTGCTCGACGTATTTTCCGCATGACCTGCCGATTCGTTGAAAACTCGATTGATTCTGTCCTGTAAAACACTAATGTCTCGAAATGGGTCCCATCTGCTGATCATTTGCTGTCCGCTCCTTTCGGGTGATGGGTGTTGGGTATTGGATGTTAGGGAAGGGAGAGCCTTCCCTCCATCCAATCAACAGGGTGCTTGTCACATCTGCGGAATAAGCCCCGTTGTATCGGGACACCCCTGTCCCGATACCTTGCTGCACTAGGGGCGTTTCGGGAGAAGGGCTCCCGAAACAACTCTTTTCCGTGAATTTGACATACACCTCAATCAACACCTTATAGCTTATAGTCATTGGGCATTTGTGTTAGGGAAGATAACCTCACCCCATCACCAAACACCCAACACCTAATACCTATTCTTTATTCTGCTTTGAACTCTGCGTCGATTACGCTTTCGTCTTCTTCCTTTGGCGCTTCGGCTGCCGGTCCCTCAGGCGCCTGGCCTTCAGGAGTGCCCTCCTGAGCCTTGGAAGCCTGCTCGTAGAGCATCTGTGAGAGCTTGTATGCATGCTGCTGAAGCGCTTCGGATGCGGTATTGATCCGCGCCGCATCGTTAGACTCCACAGCCGATCTCAACTCGCTCAGCGCACTTTCGATTGCCAGCTTGTCCTCCGAAGATACCTTGTCTCCGAGGTCCTTTAAGGTCTTCTCGGTAGAGTAAAGCAACTGTTCCGCCTTGTTCTTGGCTTCGGCAGCGTCTCTGAGCTTGCGATCTTCCTCAGCATTACCTTCGGCGTCTCTCATCATCTTATCGATATCGTCCTTGGAGAGCCTGGTCGAGCCGCTGATCGTAATCGACTGCTGCTTGCCTGTCGCCTTATCCTGAGCCGAAACATTTACGATGCCGTTAGCATCGATGTCGAATGTGACCTCAATCTGAGGAATGCCTCTTGGCGCAGGCGGAATACCGGCCAGATGGAACCTGCCGAGGCTGTGGTTATACTGAGCCATCTCGCGCTCGCCCTGCAATACGTTGATCTCAACTTCTGTCTGACCGTCGGCCGCCGTAGTATATGTCTTTGATTTACGGGTCGGGATGGTCGTATTTCGCTCGATGAGCTTATCGGTGATGCCGCCGAGGGTCTCGACACCCAGCGTAAGCGGAGTAACATCCAAGAGTACGACGTCCTTGACCTCGCCGCCCAGGACACCCGCCTGAATCGCAGCGCCTATAGCCACGACCTCATCAGGGTTCACGCCTCTGTGCGGTTCCTTACCACCGGCGAGGTTTTTCACCAACTCCTGGACCATCGGCATTCTGGTCGATCCGCCGACAAGCACGATCTCGTTGATCTGTCCCTCGCCGATCTTTGCGTCTTCCATTGCTTTCTTGTATGGGCCAACGCAGCGCTGGAGCAGGTCATTGGTAAGCTCCTCGAACTTCGCTCGGGTCAGGTTCATATCCAGGTGCTTGGGTCCCGACGCATCCGCAGTAATATAAGGAAGGTTGATATTGGTCTGGACTACATTTGAAAGCTCGATCTTTGCCTTCTCAGCGGCCTCTTTCACACGCTGAAGGGCCTGCTTATCGTTCTTGAGATCGATCCCCTGTTGAGCCTTGAACTCGCTGCATACCCAGTTGACTATGCGCTCGTCCCAGTCGTCGCCGCCCAGACGGGTGTCGCCCGAAGTCGACTTGACCTCGAATACGCCTTCTCCTACTTCCAGCAGCGATACATCAAAAGTCCCGCCGCCCAGGTCCCAGACAAGAATGGTCTCGTTGCCTTTCTTCTCCAGGCCATATGCGAGAGAGGCCGCTGTCGGTTCGTTGATGATCCTTAGGACCTTGAGGCCCGCGATCTCACCAGCCTGCTTTGTGGCCGTTCGCTGCATATCGTTAAAGTATGCCGGAACTGTGATGACAGCCTGAGTCACCTGCTCTCCCAGATAAGCCTCGGCGTCCGCCTTAAGCTTCTGCAGGATCATAGCCGAAATTTCTTCCGGCGTATAGCCCTTGCCGTCTATGGTGACCTTGTGATCGGTCCCCATCTCACGTTTGATGGATGAGATTGTGCGATCAGGGTTAAGGATCGCCTGGCGCTTGGCGGTTACGCCTACCAGACGTTCACCGGTCTTTGAAAAACCTACAACGGAAGGAGTCGTCCGGCTTCCCTCGGAATTCGGGATTACGACCGGTTCGCCGCCCTCCATCACTGCAACCACGCTGTTGGTGGTGCCTAAGTCAATACCTACT is part of the Armatimonadota bacterium genome and harbors:
- the dnaK gene encoding molecular chaperone DnaK, which encodes MAKTVGIDLGTTNSVVAVMEGGEPVVIPNSEGSRTTPSVVGFSKTGERLVGVTAKRQAILNPDRTISSIKREMGTDHKVTIDGKGYTPEEISAMILQKLKADAEAYLGEQVTQAVITVPAYFNDMQRTATKQAGEIAGLKVLRIINEPTAASLAYGLEKKGNETILVWDLGGGTFDVSLLEVGEGVFEVKSTSGDTRLGGDDWDERIVNWVCSEFKAQQGIDLKNDKQALQRVKEAAEKAKIELSNVVQTNINLPYITADASGPKHLDMNLTRAKFEELTNDLLQRCVGPYKKAMEDAKIGEGQINEIVLVGGSTRMPMVQELVKNLAGGKEPHRGVNPDEVVAIGAAIQAGVLGGEVKDVVLLDVTPLTLGVETLGGITDKLIERNTTIPTRKSKTYTTAADGQTEVEINVLQGEREMAQYNHSLGRFHLAGIPPAPRGIPQIEVTFDIDANGIVNVSAQDKATGKQQSITISGSTRLSKDDIDKMMRDAEGNAEEDRKLRDAAEAKNKAEQLLYSTEKTLKDLGDKVSSEDKLAIESALSELRSAVESNDAARINTASEALQQHAYKLSQMLYEQASKAQEGTPEGQAPEGPAAEAPKEEDESVIDAEFKAE
- a CDS encoding MerR family transcriptional regulator, which translates into the protein MPRVDKNEPLYLIGVAARLCELHPQTLRMYERLGLVRPARLGRKNRMYSEADIDRLRQIQRLTQDMGVNLAGVEVILDLLDKMTHMQEQMESEMERMHQLMEERIRRMQK
- a CDS encoding Hsp20/alpha crystallin family protein; translation: MISRWDPFRDISVLQDRINRVFNESAGHAENTSSRTWSPVVDIIETQSDLVVRAELPGMNRDDIDIEVTGESLTIRGERKFDEAAKDEYIRVERPYGPFQRSFSIGVPVQPDKVKASYHDGLLEVTIPKAEETKPKKIKVNAE
- a CDS encoding J domain-containing protein; this translates as MATNYKDYYKILGVDRSASEKDIKSAYRKLARKYHPDVNPGNKAAEEKFKEVSEAYEVLSDKDKRTKYDQFGQYWEQAGQAGPGPGTGYPGGDFTFDFGGFGQGGQRVDFGGEGGFDLFEMLFGEGKRAGGATHRRRAAPTKGSDIESEMEISLEDAFTGTKKSFSFNGRKIEVSIPKGVRDGQKIRLAGQGEEGIAGRGDLYIRIKMRPHKVFERSDDDLRMEAPVDYITAALGGEITVPTLSGRVTMKVPPGTTSGKTFRLPGQGMPRIKDGGRGNQYVKVKVQIPEHMSARERELLEEIRKLR
- a CDS encoding cold shock domain-containing protein, whose translation is MRVGVVKWFNDAKGYGFIATDEGKDIFVHYSAINMDGRKTLFEGQQVEFEIADGPKGPQASNVSAVSA